Genomic DNA from Alphaproteobacteria bacterium:
CAGCATGTGTTGCTGTGGGAATGGCGGCTGTTTTGTTTGCCAAAGAACCGCAGCTTCCCGAAGATATCAGCGAGCCAGAGGAACATGAAAATGTAGCGGTGGCAGCGCAGAAAAAAATTAAACAAGCCGTCATCGATCCGTTTATTGACTTCACGAAACGTAAAGGTTGGTGGCTGTTATTGCTATTTATTTTATGCTCCAAACTCAGTGATGCGTTTGCCGGATTTATGATTAATCCGTTTTTGCTGGAAATTGGCTTTACCAAAACCGAACTGGCAGAGATTGGTAAGATTTATGGATTTCTTGCCACCACTGCTGGAACAATTATAGGTGCGGCTTTAATTCGCAAATACGGCATTATCCGAAGTTTGTGGGTATGTATTCCGTTCCAGATGGCGGCCAATCTGGTCTATATCGCTCAAGTGCATTATGGCGCTGAAATAGGTATGTTAATGCTAAGTATTTCTGCTGATAATCTCAGCGCGGGCATGGCCATTTCTTCCGTTATCGCCTTTATGATGAGCCTGTGCAACATACGCTATACTGCTACGCAATATGCATTATTAAGTTCGCTTGCGGGTATGGGGCGCACATTGCTGGCTTCTACCAGCGGCGTTGTGGCAGAAAATTATGGATGGATCAATTTTTTCATCGTATCAGGGCTAATGGGAATCCCAGCTTTAGTTGCACTATGGTTTTTGCCGCGCTATGTTGATATAGCTGCCATAGAAAGGGAAAAGTAGTGGAGTCAATCCCCATAATACTAGCAATTACACTGCCTTATGTTGTGGGCTTAATGATGCCTAACAAAAAATTTATAGTGTTTTATGCGGGGGTAATACTGGTACTTACCCTTAGTCTGATTGGCTTTCCTGCTTTTTGGTATGCCCCTAACGATGCCAATATAGAAACTCTTGGTCATGCGAATATATTTACATGGATGTTTCAGGGGATTTTCTTTGTAAGCGGTATCAGTGGCGCTGGGGTAAAATATAAGCTTTTGGATAAATCCGATCCGGAAATTACTTTGTCAGGCCGTGCAAAATTTGCTGGCACAGCACTTTTTTTCGCAATCGGTGTGTTCTATGTGCTTAGCGTGATAAATGTGGGTTATTAATCCCATTTTGCCACAGGCGGCAGGCTCATTAAAATTGCTTCGGCATTACCGCCGGTCATTAAACCAAATTTTGTGCCACGATCATAGGCCAGATTAAACTCTGCATAACGCCCACGTTTGCGTAGTTGGTGTTCGCGCTGTGCTTCTGTCCATGGCGCATTCATGTGGCGCCGCACTAATTGAGGATATATTGCTAAAAACGCCTTGCCCACTGCTTGCACGAACGCAAAATCATGCGCCCAATCGCCGCTATTGGCATAATCAAAAAATATTCCACCTACGCCCCGGGCCTCATTACGATGGGGAATAAAGAAATATTCATCGCACCATTGTTTGTATTCTTCGTAGGCATCGTCACGATAAGTATCGCAAGCGGATTTAAGCGCTGCGTGAAAGGTTTCCGTGTCGGTGTCGTCGGGAAACATGGGGTTAAGATCGCTGCCGCCGCCAAACCATTGGCGTGTAGTACATATAAAACGGGTATTCATATGCACCGCAGGCACTAACGGCGAATGCATATGCGCCACAAGAGAAATGCCGCTGGCCCAAAAGCGCGGATCTTCTTCAGCACCGGCCATTTGCTTGCGAAATTCGGGCGAAAATTCTCCATGTACGGTAGAAATGTTTACACCGACCTTTTCAAACACACGACCTTTCATAATACGCATTTCACCGCCGCCTCCACCTTCACGTTCCCAATGTTTGCTGGCAAATTTGCCTATGGGAAGGGTGGTGTTTGTTCCGGTAAGCTCGGTTTCTATTTTTTCAAACTCGGTGCATATCTGGTCGCGCAACAATGCAAACCATTTTGAGGCTTGTATTTTGCGTTCTTCTAACGCTTCGGCAGAAAGTTCATAGGCGGTGGCTGTGTTAGTGCGCATAATAAAATTCCTGCAACGAATAGATAAAGCGGAGTTTCGCTGAAATGGGAAAAAAGTTGCTTAGAAATGTTTTTCGTTCTTACAAAACCCAGCGGTTTGCTGCAAGCCCAAACTCAGCACCATTGCCAAACTAACCACCACATTCAGTGAACGCGCCTCGGGTTGCATGGGAATGCGCACTCGTGCATCGGCGCTGGCTGCAACCTCATCGGGAACACCAGCGCTTTCCCGCCCGGCTAAAAGGATGTCATCAGAGCGAAAAGTGAATTCTGGTAATGACTCACTGCCTTTGGTGGTGAGCAATACAATGCGCGGTGGGGGTGTGAGCGCATTACGCCAACGTAAAAATTCCTGCCATGAATTGTGG
This window encodes:
- a CDS encoding AmpG family muropeptide MFS transporter; amino-acid sequence: MLPKFVASLKSYTHPKLRIILLLGFSSGLPLVLTFSTLSAWLGDVGVDKSTIGFFALVGIAYSFNYLWAPLVDHIKIPVFHRLGRRRGWMLATQVVLMAAIAAMGMTNPLSMPVVTALCAVVVAFASATQDIVIDAYRTEILDKEQFGEGAAAGVFGYRLGMLVAGAGALLIADNLNWHMAYLSMAACVAVGMAAVLFAKEPQLPEDISEPEEHENVAVAAQKKIKQAVIDPFIDFTKRKGWWLLLLFILCSKLSDAFAGFMINPFLLEIGFTKTELAEIGKIYGFLATTAGTIIGAALIRKYGIIRSLWVCIPFQMAANLVYIAQVHYGAEIGMLMLSISADNLSAGMAISSVIAFMMSLCNIRYTATQYALLSSLAGMGRTLLASTSGVVAENYGWINFFIVSGLMGIPALVALWFLPRYVDIAAIEREK
- the hemF gene encoding oxygen-dependent coproporphyrinogen oxidase; the protein is MRTNTATAYELSAEALEERKIQASKWFALLRDQICTEFEKIETELTGTNTTLPIGKFASKHWEREGGGGGEMRIMKGRVFEKVGVNISTVHGEFSPEFRKQMAGAEEDPRFWASGISLVAHMHSPLVPAVHMNTRFICTTRQWFGGGSDLNPMFPDDTDTETFHAALKSACDTYRDDAYEEYKQWCDEYFFIPHRNEARGVGGIFFDYANSGDWAHDFAFVQAVGKAFLAIYPQLVRRHMNAPWTEAQREHQLRKRGRYAEFNLAYDRGTKFGLMTGGNAEAILMSLPPVAKWD
- a CDS encoding tRNA (cytidine(34)-2'-O)-methyltransferase, with translation MKLALYQPDIPQNLGSALRLAACMQVGLEVIEPCGFILDDKRIRRAGMDYIDYAALTRHNSWQEFLRWRNALTPPPRIVLLTTKGSESLPEFTFRSDDILLAGRESAGVPDEVAASADARVRIPMQPEARSLNVVVSLAMVLSLGLQQTAGFCKNEKHF